The following proteins come from a genomic window of Methanobacterium bryantii:
- a CDS encoding class I SAM-dependent methyltransferase gives MTDINKGNNSILDINDIDWNRMWNEALQKMPRENEKNRWDKIAPKFNEWMKTDDYPRILASKIHKEPDYTVLDLGCGNGSITLEVAKHVKQVTAVDMSNEMLKFVEKNAKKKGISNIEYMQSSIEDLDPDKIGQYDVVLASRSLGNVLNLKKELKKIDNIAKKYVYMTHWSATSHQFEKDLSEIIGVPHYISPDYMYVYNMLYQMGIYASLEPIECVSRHIYNNLDDAVERRIWKLGWTTNNIKEEKKAKIENFLKKKLVKRDDGTLEYTTNDPNWMLLWWKK, from the coding sequence GTGACCGATATAAACAAAGGAAACAATTCAATTTTAGATATAAACGATATTGATTGGAACAGAATGTGGAACGAAGCACTCCAGAAAATGCCCCGAGAAAATGAAAAAAATAGGTGGGATAAAATCGCGCCAAAATTCAATGAATGGATGAAAACAGATGACTACCCAAGGATTCTCGCATCAAAAATTCATAAAGAACCGGATTATACTGTTCTAGATTTAGGCTGCGGCAATGGAAGCATAACACTTGAAGTGGCAAAACATGTCAAACAGGTAACAGCTGTAGACATGTCGAATGAAATGCTGAAGTTTGTTGAAAAAAATGCCAAAAAAAAGGGCATTTCAAACATTGAATATATGCAAAGCTCAATTGAGGACCTTGATCCTGACAAAATAGGCCAGTATGATGTAGTACTAGCATCACGATCACTTGGAAACGTTCTTAACCTCAAAAAAGAGCTTAAAAAGATAGACAACATTGCCAAGAAGTATGTATACATGACGCACTGGAGCGCAACAAGTCATCAGTTCGAAAAAGACCTTTCCGAAATTATAGGTGTCCCCCACTACATTTCCCCAGATTATATGTATGTATACAACATGCTCTACCAGATGGGAATATATGCCAGTTTAGAGCCGATTGAATGCGTATCCAGACATATATATAATAATTTAGACGATGCGGTAGAACGCCGCATATGGAAACTTGGATGGACTACAAATAATATCAAAGAAGAAAAAAAAGCAAAAATTGAGAACTTTTTGAAAAAGAAGCTTGTTAAAAGGGATGACGGAACCCTTGAATACACCACCAATGACCCTAACTGGATGTTGCTGTGGTGGAAAAAGTAA
- a CDS encoding iron ABC transporter substrate-binding protein encodes MDKKIIVGAIAVIAVVAVAVGYMSFGSSIPGTGNTTLTDMTGRTVHVPGEVISVLATSPPVTNIVYMLAPDKLGGWNSNLTADSKKYIPEKYQNLTVVGGWFGTYTGNPETFIAANPSLILDDVSVSGNSSSAAQISDMQSKMGSISVVAVLSSTNVTNYTASIQFLGKILGEEEQANKLISFYNNVSKTVNSTVSSIPENEKVTVYYAESSSGLQTDPSGSSHSQLINLCGGINVAQVAVKQGMGMSQVSMEQVLSWNPEIIITNDKQFYSSVYSNSSWKDVKAVQDKKVYLAPNSPIGWFDRPPGVNTIIGIPWTAKALYPDKFKDLNMTKLTKEFYMEFYHYNLTDSDVQDLLNNQMS; translated from the coding sequence ATGGATAAAAAAATTATAGTAGGGGCAATAGCGGTAATTGCAGTTGTAGCTGTTGCAGTAGGATACATGAGCTTTGGCAGCTCCATTCCAGGCACAGGCAACACTACCCTCACAGATATGACAGGGAGAACTGTTCACGTGCCTGGTGAAGTAATTTCAGTACTTGCAACATCTCCCCCTGTAACCAATATAGTTTATATGTTAGCCCCAGATAAACTTGGAGGCTGGAATTCAAACTTAACAGCTGATTCAAAGAAATACATACCTGAAAAATATCAAAACCTGACGGTAGTCGGAGGATGGTTTGGTACATACACAGGTAACCCTGAAACATTCATAGCAGCAAACCCATCTCTAATATTAGACGATGTGAGCGTGAGTGGAAACAGTTCTTCTGCAGCGCAAATAAGTGACATGCAGAGTAAAATGGGCAGCATATCTGTAGTGGCAGTTTTAAGTTCAACAAACGTCACAAATTACACTGCATCCATTCAATTCCTTGGAAAAATACTTGGAGAAGAGGAACAGGCAAATAAACTAATATCCTTCTATAACAACGTATCAAAAACTGTTAACAGCACAGTTTCCAGTATACCCGAAAATGAAAAGGTAACTGTTTATTATGCTGAGAGTTCATCAGGTCTTCAGACAGATCCCAGTGGTTCATCACATTCTCAACTCATAAATCTCTGTGGAGGTATAAATGTTGCACAAGTAGCAGTTAAACAGGGAATGGGAATGTCACAGGTATCAATGGAACAAGTACTCAGCTGGAATCCTGAAATCATCATAACTAACGACAAGCAGTTTTACAGCAGCGTCTACTCCAACTCATCATGGAAAGATGTCAAAGCAGTTCAGGATAAAAAGGTTTATCTTGCGCCAAATTCCCCCATAGGCTGGTTTGATAGACCTCCTGGTGTAAACACCATTATTGGGATACCATGGACAGCTAAAGCGCTCTACCCTGACAAATTCAAGGATCTGAACATGACAAAACTGACAAAAGAATTTTACATGGAGTTCTACCATTACAACTTGACAGACAGCGATGTGCAAGACTTACTGAACAATCAAATGTCCTGA
- a CDS encoding FecCD family ABC transporter permease yields the protein MQKTIKETSVISVLILLPVILFFASFLIGRYPVSPLDVLMALLPIKTNLSPAVYTVVWDIRLPRIMAAMIVGAALSVSGASFQGTFQNPLVSPDILGVSAGAGFGAALAILLGSSPVMIQFMAFTFGLIAVSLTYFLSRNFKGNTILMMVLGGIAIGALFSAFTSCIKYLADPNSKLPEIVYWLMGSLASVTSSSIMMIIVPILIGFTALLLVRWRLNVLSMGDDEARALGINIDRLRILVIICCTLLTAAAVSISGIIGWVGLVIPHVARMIVGPDHRKLLPASIALGAFFLLLVDDVCRTAVSIEIPLGILTAIIGAPFFVYLLNKGYEGWS from the coding sequence ATTCAGAAAACCATTAAGGAAACATCCGTAATAAGCGTGCTGATACTACTGCCAGTTATCTTATTTTTTGCATCTTTTTTAATAGGGAGATATCCCGTTTCACCATTAGACGTTCTAATGGCCCTTTTACCAATTAAAACAAATTTATCCCCTGCAGTTTACACTGTAGTCTGGGATATAAGGTTACCTAGAATAATGGCTGCAATGATAGTCGGCGCTGCATTATCAGTTTCAGGGGCCTCATTCCAGGGGACATTCCAGAACCCGCTGGTATCTCCAGATATTCTTGGTGTTTCAGCAGGTGCAGGATTTGGAGCCGCTCTGGCCATTTTATTAGGCTCATCTCCAGTAATGATACAGTTTATGGCATTTACATTCGGCCTTATTGCAGTCAGCCTTACCTATTTCCTGAGCAGGAACTTCAAAGGCAACACCATTTTAATGATGGTGCTTGGAGGAATAGCCATCGGGGCGCTGTTTTCAGCATTTACCTCCTGTATCAAGTACCTTGCAGACCCTAACAGCAAGCTGCCGGAAATTGTATACTGGCTTATGGGTAGTCTAGCTTCAGTTACGAGCAGTAGCATAATGATGATTATTGTGCCCATCTTAATCGGTTTTACAGCTCTTTTACTGGTAAGGTGGAGACTCAACGTTCTTTCTATGGGTGATGATGAAGCCAGAGCACTTGGTATAAATATAGACAGGCTAAGGATACTTGTAATTATATGCTGTACACTTTTAACTGCTGCCGCTGTAAGCATAAGCGGTATTATAGGCTGGGTCGGCCTGGTAATACCACACGTAGCCAGAATGATTGTAGGGCCAGACCACAGGAAACTTTTACCTGCAAGTATTGCACTAGGCGCATTTTTCTTATTGTTAGTGGACGATGTGTGCAGAACTGCAGTCTCAATTGAAATACCTCTCGGAATATTAACCGCAATAATTGGAGCTCCTTTCTTCGTTTATCTCCTCAATAAAGGTTATGAGGGATGGTCATGA
- a CDS encoding ABC transporter ATP-binding protein, which yields MSKILEIKHAGFSYNQKEDIFNDVNLSLESGDVLCILGPNGTGKSTLIKCMNGLLKLNSGNILINNQNIHSLNKNDLAKIIGYIPQSHNSTFAFSVFDVVLMGRAPHLSLTSVPGDKDYKIAEEALKSLGISHLTDKTYTEISGGERQMVLIARVLAQQPQILLLDEPTSHLDFGNQIRTLDVINKLAENGLSVIMTSHFPDHAFLSSNKVAIMNGGTIMEIGTPESVITEENMRRAYNIDVKIMEVDEHRKACIPMPIK from the coding sequence ATGAGCAAAATTCTTGAAATAAAACATGCAGGATTCTCTTACAATCAAAAAGAGGATATTTTTAATGATGTAAACCTTTCACTTGAAAGTGGAGATGTCCTATGCATATTAGGCCCAAATGGAACCGGTAAATCAACTTTAATTAAATGCATGAATGGACTGCTTAAATTAAACAGTGGAAATATACTCATAAACAACCAAAACATTCATTCGCTGAATAAAAATGATTTAGCAAAGATAATAGGTTACATACCCCAGTCGCATAATTCAACATTTGCATTTTCAGTCTTCGATGTTGTTTTGATGGGCAGAGCACCTCATTTAAGTTTAACATCGGTTCCTGGAGATAAAGACTACAAAATAGCTGAAGAGGCATTAAAAAGCCTTGGAATTTCCCACCTGACCGATAAAACTTACACTGAAATCAGCGGGGGAGAACGGCAGATGGTGCTCATAGCAAGAGTTTTAGCCCAGCAGCCCCAAATACTGCTTCTTGATGAACCAACATCACATCTGGACTTTGGAAACCAGATACGTACCCTCGATGTCATAAATAAACTGGCAGAAAATGGATTATCTGTCATTATGACTTCACACTTTCCAGACCATGCTTTTTTATCATCCAATAAAGTTGCCATTATGAACGGTGGGACAATTATGGAAATAGGAACTCCAGAAAGCGTTATTACAGAAGAAAATATGAGGCGTGCCTATAATATCGACGTTAAAATAATGGAAGTAGACGAACACAGGAAAGCATGCATACCTATGCCCATAAAATAA